AGAATCACAGCCAGTCTGGCCCAGGTCAGTGAGGACGACAGCCTGACCATTCGGCCAGCCCAGCTCGCCATTCTCAGCCCTAACCTGCCCGAAACCCTGAAGCTGGAGGAAATAACCCTATGAGTTCTCCCTTGAGCGCCCAGAGCAACTCTGGTCAGGGCTCGAACCCTGACCGACTGTACCAACTTTTGCCCGCTATCTACCGTCACCGCGACGCCGAAGTCGGGGAACCCTTGCGGGCGTTGCTGCAGGTGATTTCGGAGCAGGTAGATGCCGTGGAAGGTGACATGGACCAGCTCTACCGCAACTGGTTCATCGAAACCTGTGAGGATTGGGTCGTGCCCTACATTGCCGATTTGATTGGCTATCGGTCGGTAGCGGCAGCGGGCACCCCTGGCGATATTGCCACGCCCAAAGGGCAGGCGCGCAACCGGGTGCTGGTGCCCCGGCGGGAGGTGGCCAACACCCTGCGCTACCGCCGCCGCAAGGGTACTCTGGCCCTACTGGAGCTGCTGGCCCACGATGTGGCGGGCTGGCCTGCACGGGCGGTGGAGTTTTACCAACTGCTGGGCTGGAACCAGGGGCTTAACCACCAGCGCCCGGATCAGGGCCGCACGGTGGATCTGCGGCAGGGGGAGGCGCTGTCGCGGTTGAACGGGCCGTTTGACCCCTTGGCCCATACCGTGGAGGTGCGCCGCATTACCGCCAAGCCCAATGTGGGTCGTTACAACCTGCCCAATGTGGGGCTATTTGTCTGGCGGCTACGGCCCTACTCGGTGACCCAAACCCCGGCTTACTGCCGCGAAGAGGTGGGGCCGCACTGCTACACCTTTAGCGTGCTGGGGAACGACACGGCGCTCTACACCCGCCCCAAACCCGAGGCGGAGCCGACCCACATTGCCGATGAGCTGAATCTGCCCGTGCCGATTCGCCGCCGCATGTTTGAAGTTCCAGTGCCCGATTCCGATAACGAAAAGATGGCGAACCTAGCTTACTACGGTGAGGGCAAGTCGCTGGCGATCTGGGCACCGGGCTGGCACGGCAGCACCGCCATCGTGCCAATTGCGGCCCACAGAATTGTGCCTGCTGACCTGAGCGGCTGGCAGTATCGGCCTCGCCCCGGCTGTGTGGCGGTCGATCCGGAGCTGGGACGCATTGTCTTTCCGCCCAGCCAGTTGCCTCGGTACGGGGTGGTAGTGAGCTACCACTACGGCTTTAGTTCCGACATAGGTGGCGGTGAGTACGACCGAGATCTGGCGTCGTTTGTAAATCGCCCGCTGCTGAGCGTTTCAGATATTAAAGATGTGGCTCAGTGGCTGATTGACCTGAAGCGGTCTTCGGCGCTGTCGGACTATTTGCGATCGCACCTCTCCCCCACCACCCAAACTCAGCTAGAGGCCCAAGACGTGAGCGAACCCCCAGCGCCGGGGCTGCTCTCGGTCATTCTCAACGAACTCAACGCGCAAATGGCGGTAGTCAGGCTGTACGAAGACAACCGCTTTGTGATCCGGGATTTGCCGCGTCGCCTGTGGGAAATCATCCTGCAAGAGCCCACGGGCAGCGAGTTGATAGGGGTCAACCGCTGGCTGCTGGAAATTGCTTACCCCGATAGCCTAGCGAGGATGACCAGAACCTATCGAGTGCGGCAGGTGTTGGGCGCTGCCGCTGGTCCTGAGCCAGACGACGACTCGCCCCGATTCGACACCCTCACCGCTGCCATTGCCCAGTGGCGGGTCGAGCGGCCCCGCCAGGCCGCTATCGAGATTGAGGATAGCGGTGTCTACGTTGAGCAGCTCAACCTGGAGGTTGGATCAGGCCAGAGCCTGCAAATTCGCGCCGCTAACCACAGGCGGCCCGTCCTGCGGCTGCTCAACTGGTACACCGCCATGCCCGATGCCGTCAGCGTGGCGCTCCACCCTGGCAGCCACCTCCTGCTCGATGGTCTCATGGTCACTGGGCGCGGCATTCGGGTAAGTCAGGTGCCAGAGGCTCCAGATCTGGAGTATGGGGAGGCCCCAACGGTGAACATTCAGCCCCCAGCCGCTCAGACTTCCGTGGGATCTGACCTCAAGGAACAGGCCTACCTCTCTATTCGCCACTGCACCCTGGTTCCCGGCTGGGGTCTAGAGGCCAACTGCGACCCGCGCCGCCCTGCTGAACCGAGCTTAGAGCTAACCAACTTCCACGGCAGGGTAATGTGCGATCGCACCATCCTCGGCTCGATCCAGCTCAACCACGACGAGGTCGAGACCGACCCGGTGGCGATTGAAATTCGCGACAGCCTACTCGATGCCACCAGTTCGAGGCTCGAAGCGGTTGGTGCCCCCGGCTGCCCGGTGGCCCACGCCACCCTGCGGATTCTGCGCAGCACCGTGTTTGGGCAGGTGCAGACCCACGCCATTGAGCTGGCTGAAAACAGCATCTTTGAAGGCAAGATCACCGTGGCGCGATCGCAAATTGGCTGCATGCGTTTCTGCGCTTACATCAGGGGCTCACGCACTCCGCGCCGCTTCCGCTGCCAGCCCGATTTGGCTATTGCCGCCGTGGAGCAATCCCTTATGGCTCAGGCAGAACCGCCCTCAAATGAAGCTCTAGCCGATGCCCGACAGCAGGAGGAAGACCGGGTTCGTCCCCGCTTTACCAGTACCCGCTATGGCACCCCTGCCTACGGTCAGCTCTCTCTCCACTGCCCGATTGAGATTACGCGGGGAGCCGACGACGAATCGGAAATGGGCGTGTTTCACCACCTGTTTCAGCCCCAGCGCGCCGCCAATCTAGAAGCCCGCCTGAACGAATTTACCCCCAGCGGCATGACCGCCGCCATCCTCTACGCTAACTAGGAGCCATCACCATGCAAGGAGAACTTCGAGGCGACATTACCCGCGATACCTACAGCCCCCAAAAGCAGTTTCTGCGGGTGCTGATGCAGCAAGGACGGGTGCAGATCGATGCCGACTTTAACGAGCAGGTTTCCATTCTGCTGCACTACCTCCAGACCCTGGCCACCGACCTGATTGGCCCTTACGGCGTGCCTGCGGCAGCTCCTGGCTTTGAGATTGGGATCGATTTGAACGGCACTAATCTCAGGGACTTAACCATTAGTAAAGGCCGCTACTACCTAGAAGGATTGCTCTGCGAGAACGACACAAACACCAGTTTTGAGAAGCAGCCCTATTTCTCCCAAACTCCCGAGTATGACTACCCCGATTTTCCTTTCCTGGTCTACCTGGATGTCTGGGAGCGCCATGTGGATCATACGCAGGATGGCGACTCCGGTGCCAGCATTCGTGAGGTGGCCCTGGGTGGCCCTGACACCGCTACTCGCTCGAAGGTGATCTGGCAGGTCAGGCATACTCCCCGGATCCTCAGCGAGTCTGATACCGATCTGCGGCGAGTACTCGATCCCAATGCCCAAATTGGAGAGGATGAGCCTGACGAAGGAGAGCTTTTTGCTCTGATCAATCAAGCGGCAGAGCGCCTCAAAACTGATCCAGATATGCTCAAACGACTCTTAGGCCGCGCTGATGAACAGGGTCCCACGCTCAAAGCCAGAGCCGCCAAAAACAGCACGACCGCTCCCCACGACCCTTGCACCGTTGCTCCCGACTCCCGCTACCGAGGGGCCGAAAACCAGCTCTACCGGGTTGAAGTCCACACGGGCGGCGACGAGCCCACCTTCAAATGGTCGCGGGAAAACAGCGCTGTAGTCTTTCCTATTGCCTCGGCCCTTGGCCAGGTAGTGACCCTGGAGCACCTGGGCTACGACAGCCGCTTTAGCCTCAGAGAGGGTGATTGGGTCGAGGTCATTGACGATGCCTACATCTATCGCAATGAGCCTAAGCCATTGCTTCAAGTGAAAAAAATTGATCTGATCACCCTACAGGTAACGTTAAGCGCACCGCCTGACGGGACTACAGGGCGCGATCGCAAACTTCACCCCGCCCTGCGCCGTTGGGATCATAAAGCGAGCAACCCCAGTCTAGGCGGCAGCGCCATTGCTGCCGATGGAGCCCTGCCGATTCAGTTTACCGAAGCCGGAGATGACCGCTGGCAAACCCTAGAAAACGGTGTGCAGGTTCAGTTTCAGCCGGGCACTTACCGCCCCGGCGACTACTGGCTAGTCCCTGCCCGCACCGCTACTGGAAATGTGGAGTGGCCCCAGGAGCAGATGCCGGGTGCTAAACCCACGCCCCAGGCGCTGCCGCCCCACGGCGTCAAGCACTACTACGCGCCCCTGGCCCTGATTGCTGAGGATGACCAGGGTAAAATCCAAGCCGTAGACTGCCGTTACCTGTTTGCGCCGCTGCCCCCCGCAGCCCCTGCTGCGCCACCTGAAGCTTAATGCCGCCAGACAAAGTAATCGAAGGTAAGCTGGGCCTATGGTTGTCTCCCCCTATTCAAAATTCTCAGCGGGAGCCTCAGCAGTTGCGATCGCAACTCTCTTCCTGCTGAGTAGCCCTGCCAGCGCCCAGGCTGCGGCTTGCCCGCTCTTGCTGTCGGAGTCTACTGTCGATTTAGAAAGCACGTTTGCCTCCGCAGACCTGGCGACTTGCGGCGTTGAGACGGTACCTACTCTGCTGGCAGCATTAAAGCACCTAGACTGGCAGCAGCGAGCAGCAGCGGCTTACCTTTTGGGGCAACTCAGCCCTGAGGCGGCTCACGCCGTTCCTGCCCTTACAGGCAGGGCTGGCAGCTTAGGCGCACTGCAAGACGACCATCCCGCAGTGCGTTTTGCCGCCGCCAGAGCGCTGGGGCAGATGGGTTATACAGAGGGGGTAGATGCCCTGCTTCAAGCTCTAAAGGACGAAGACGAAAGCGTACAGGCTAGCGCGATCATAGCGCTGGCGCAGTTAGAACCGAAGACTGGTGCCGCCCTGCCCCGACTCTTTGAGGTTTTAGAAACGCGAGGTATTTACAATAGCTTTGCTCCTGATGCTTCCGTGCCGCCTTTAGGTCAACAAATTGACCTCCTGCAAACGCTCCTAGAAGACGGCAACTGGGCTGTGCGTAGCTTTGCTGCTGAATCTTTAGTTGAAATCGTAAAAAATCAACCCGATACCCTGGCGCATCTACAGTTTAGTCGTTTCCACCACAGCGGCCTAGTCCACGGGCTGAGGGGGAAGATTACACACCAAATTGGGTTAGCCCCTATGCTGTGGGCGCTTCAATCCTCTAACCCAAGGGCGCGTAGCACCGCTGCTGAAGCATTGGGAGAATTGCGCTCAACGGAGGCTGTGCCTGACCTACTGATGATTTTGAATGACCCAGATGAAGCAACCCGCTTTAATGCCATTAAAGCCTTGGGTCAAATTGGCTCGGCTGAGGCTGTGCCTGCTTTGCTTAATCAGCTACAGGCTGACAGTGTAGAGATTCGCCAGGCAGCCGCGACTGCTCTGGGACAAATTTCTGGCCCAGATTCTGTGGCTGCGCTTACGGCAGCGTTATCTAGCGACATTAGCGCCACTGCTGCCAAATTTTTGGGCACAGCAGGCGCAGAAACTGCCGTTCCAGAATTGCAGCAAGCTTTACAAAGGGCTACAGTCACTGTTGAGCTAACTGCAGAGGATCTGCGGTTAGACCCCTCTCGCTCTATCTGCCGGGCTGCCCCAATGGCACTGGGGCGAATTGGTTCTAGCGAAGCTGTAGAGATCTTGGTGGAAGCGTTGCAGCAAGAGAACTGGCTGTTGCGCAGATGCGTTTTAGAGGCGTTTGCCCAAATTTCCATGGAAGAGTCGTCTGAACCATTGGTTCAGGCCCGACGGCAATTGGTGCCGCTCCTAGTAGAAGCCCTACAGCAGACCTGGCCTTACGACCAGGAGATCTTCCATCAGACTTTTATGGAAAGCATTCGTATCCGCAAGGAAGCGGCCAGCGCTTTAGCTCTGGTGGATAGTGATGTGGTTCCTTATCTCATAGAGATGATTCCTCCTGAAACAGGCATTCCCATTTTTATTGAGCTGCTGCAAAATACCAGTGCCACAGGACATCCTTTGCCCCGGGCTACTTATCGGGATTACCGCGAGTACATTGGCCCAGCGGACGACAGACTCGTTGCGATCGCGCAAGCCTATTTAGCCGCAGCTCGTACCATTGTGGCACCTGTCTCAGCTGAAGCGCTCCACCCAGATTTGCCAGCGCCCGACTTAGAGGCAGCCATTCTGCTGTCCCCATACTTAGCCGATGACGCTACGATTAGCGCTCTAATTATGCTGCTGAGCCACGAGAATACTTCTGTCCGTCAAGAGGCTGCCGAGGCCCTGGGGCAATTGCGGGCAGCGGCAGCAGTACCTGGCCTGATGCAGCAGCTACAGGACAAGGATGATTGGGTTCCTGGCAGTGCGGCTATTGCGCTGGGGCGCATCAATACTCCAGTCGCCGTGCCCATGCTGGTACAGGCTCTAGATAGCCCCGTAGTGTTTACTCGAGCAGAGGCCGCTGCTGTTTTGGGGCAAACCGCTGATGAGACTGCGGTGCCTGGCCTAATTCAAAGCTTGCAGGATGAGGACTGGGAAGTTCGCCGCAACACGGCTACTGCCCTGGGGCAAATTGGCACCCCAGCAGCCGTGTCTGGGCTGGTCTCGGCCCTAGAAGATCCACAATTCTACGTTAGCTATGCCGCCGCTGAAGCGCTGGCCCAAATTGGCCCTGCCGCTGCGCCTGCCCTCCTAGCAGTGCTCGACCAAGCACCGCTGCCGCCTGTTTTACAGGTGGCCCTGCAAGACTATGGGGTTCAGCGTCGTCGCGCCGCCGCCTTTGCCCTGGGCCGCATGCTTGGCAACTTGGGGTTAACTGCCAACACTGTTGCTGTGGTAGACGGCCTAAGTGCCGTGGCGCTAAATTCCCAGGAGCATCCCGAAGTCCGGCGAATGGCGGCTGCCGCCTTAGCCCGGGTTGGAGTGGAGGCACCTGCAAACGATGTTGTGGCTGGCCCATCTACGTTGGTCTGCCAAGGCGTCGATCCTAATATTCACCTCTATGCCGGGCAGTGCGTCTACGAGGACGTTTTTCAAGGGGGCGATGGCCTCTACGAAATCTACGAATCGCTGCGAAAGCTGCTGAGGCGGCGATGATACTCAGGGGCTACTCTAAAATTACCTTACGCTAAAGCGCTCTGCACCGCTTGGTTCATCCCCTACTGCAAATTCTGGCCATGACTCGAAGCTATGCCCGCCAATCCCTTCGAGGTCGTTCCTTCAACGGGCAAGATCTGCGTCAGGCCGACTTTAGAGGGGCCGATATTCGGGGGGCGAACTTTAGCAATGCGGTGCTAGCTGGGGCGAATTTCACTGGGGTCAGAGCCGGACTGTCGCCTCTAGTCGTTCTGGGGCTGGGGGTTGCGCTGCTGCTGCTGCTGGCCCTGACCGGGTTTATTGTGGCCTACGGCAGCGCTTTTGCCGCCTTTGTCACCAGTCTTTTGGAAGCTCCAGCGACCGCAGGCCAGCGGTTGCTTCCTGGGGCGGCGCTGCTGACGCTGGCAATTTTTGTCTGGGTAACGCTGCGCCGGGGGCTAGGGGCCGCGCTGGGGGCATTTGCGATCGCAACCTCAGCCACCGTTGCAATTGTGTCTGCTCTGGGCACAGGTGATCTGATCGCGGCCTTACTAGTCACGGCAATGGCCCTAGCCGGAATGATTGCCGCCGTAATTTTGGGGGCAATCGTGCTGGCAATGCTGCTGGGGCTGGTGCCGCAGTGGGGCGTGGGGCTTGCGATCGCAGGCTTGGCCTTTGCCCTAGGGGCGCTGCCTGGCGGGGTGGAAGGGGTACAGGGCGCACCGCCAGAGGCCGTTGGCAATGCCCTCATAATTACAGCCATGACCGCAGTGGGGCTAGCCGTCCTAATTGGCTATGTTGGCCTGCGCACTCAGGGAGGCGACCCCAGGTACAGGCTCATTGGTCCCCTCGTAACCTCCCTCGGCAGCCGCTGGGGCACCTGCTTTCGAGGCGCAGATCTCAGCGAGGCTGACTTTAGCCAGGCCAGGCTGAGCCACAGTGACTTTCGCAGTGCCAACCTCAGCCGCACCCGCTGGGCTAGCGCCACCGGACTCGCCCAGGCCCGCGTTGAGCACACCTATTTAGCAGACCCTCAAACCCGTCAGCTAGTGATAACGCAGAACGGCCAGGGCCAAACCTTTGACGGTAAAGACCTGCGGCAGGTGAACTTGCAGGGAGCCCACTTGGCCGACGCCAGCTTCATCGGCGCTGACCTAAGCGAAGCCAACCTGGCCCAAACCGACCTGTCTCGCGCCAGGCTAGTGCGGGCTCAACTCTACCGCGCCAACCTGAGCACCGCCTGCTTTACCGGAGCCTACATTCAAGACTGGGGCATCTCGACTGAAACTCGTCTAGATCAAGTGGTTTGTGACTACATCTACATGCGCCTGCCCGACCGCAAGGATCCCGATCCCTGCCGCAAGCCTGACAACCGGGCTGAAGTCTTTCAGCCAGGCGACTTTGCTGACTTTATTACCCCCATTCTCAAAACCCTGGACCTGTATCAGCAGCAGCATATCGACCCGCGCAGCGTGGCCAAAACCTACAAGACCATCGACCTGTTTCATCACCAGGGGCTCGATCCTGGCGCAGCGGCCTTGGCCCTGCAGCAGCTTGCTACCCAGCACCCAGAGGCAGGTCTTGAGGTGCTTACCCTGGAGGGCCGGGGCCAAGACAAAATTCGGCTGCAGGCGCGGGTGAACGACCAGGCCGATCGTTCCCAGCTTAGCGCCCAGTATTTCGAGCACTACAGCCAGTTCAAGGCCCTACCCTACCCCGATTTGCAAGCGCTGCTGGCCGGAATTGCCGAGAAAGACAGCCAGATCCACCGCTTGGGAGCCATGCTAGAAACCGCCATTCAGCAGCCCCGCTTCTACGTCGAAACCTATCAAAACCAAGGAGAGTTTATTATGTCGCAAAGCAAGGGAAACATCCAAATCGGCGATGTGCAGGGCAACATCAGCGGCTTGGCCGCTGCCGGAGATAACCAGGCCATCACAGGGTCTGCCCTGGGCGACATTAGCGGCAGCGTGACTATGCTCATTGGCCAGCTGCCTGAAGCCTCCGAAGAACAGATTCAAATTAAAGCTTTATTAGCCCAGCTTCAAAGCGTCATTGAGTCTGAGCCAGCCCTCCCAGAAGAGGACAAAGCCGAAGCCTTAGAGCAAGTCAAGACCCTGGCTGAAGCCAGCTATAAGCCCGAAGATGGCCCCCTGAAAAAGTCGGCCAAAACCGCTCTCAAAATTCTCAAGGGCACTGCTGCCACCCTGCCAGATGCAACGGCTTTGGTGGAGGGTTTTAACAAACTGCTGCCTGCGATCGCAACCCTATTGGCTCTAATTTAACCTCAGTTTGGTTTAAGCAGCTTGTGGTAGAGCAAAGTCCAGATTGAGAGCGGGTGTCTTAGGTTAGTGGCAATAGGCAATCAAGCCGTAGAGCACATTAACCATGAAGTTGACCGGGCTCGGAAGTCGTCGACTTTGAGGTACCACCACCCCTGCGAGGGCTGGAAAAAGCCAAACAGATTACAGGTGCCTTCTTGTGTGTATTCTTCATAGTGCCCAAGAGCACTACCAGGTTCAGCGGGGATGGAGGTGTGGGTCTCGCCAACGAGCCGCACTGGTCGCTCGTCAAGGCAGACCACCGGAGCATCTGGGTCATAAGGTTGGCGGTACAACTCGGCGTGCAGCGATGAAACCGGAGCTCGCGTTGACAGTCAAAACCAGTGGGAATAGGTGTTTCAAAACGAGCAGGTGTGCCTGATGTGATTCGTCGGAGCGGGGGCAGGGGGTTCATTAATGAGGTAATAGCAGACCACCATCCCCAGGTGTGGGTCTCTGATTTATTCAGTTCTCAAAAGGCGCACCTGGCAGCACAGTGGCAAGTGTGTATGGCCCATCAACTGGGCGATTGCTAATATGCCATGATGCTGGCAATGATCTTTTCGCGCCTCGGATGAAGCGCCTATTGCTGCGGGCCATCGCTTTGCAACGGCAACGACAAAAACTAGCTCCCTCTACCGTCAAGCAATACTGCTCAAGGCTCAGAGGGCTCAGAGAGATCCTCAATCTCAAACCAAAGCAAGCTAATGGGCAAAAGTTGCTCAAACGCTACCTCAAGCTTCGCCATCATCTACTGCTCTTCCTTGACAATGAGACGGTGCCGCTGACCAACAACTCCAGTGAGCAAGCTTTGCGATGAAGCGTGGTCTTCCGCAAGGTCACCCATGGCTTTCGCTCCGACTAGGGGGCCGAGTTGTTCGCTTTGGTGCGTTCGCTCGTCAACACGGCTAAGCGCCAGGGTATTTCTGCCTTTGATGCCATTTCTCGCGCCCTTACTGCACAGCAGTCCGACTGGCTATTGGGTTAAGCAATTACCACAATCGTATACGTTGCCACGCCGATCACAGTCGTTCCTCTCGCTTTAGTTGCAAGGCTGCCACACCACAGCCGCTCTTGAGCACGTAATGCAGTCGTTCAATTTGCCAATCACAATACCCCTATACCACTAACAGTCTCCCAGTCCCCTATCTTGGGAATTGAAGCTCTGCTTGGTTTGGTTGCGCTCACCGCTCAATTCCAAACCACTGAACCCAATGCACATTCCCTAAGTACGGACACATCGCCATGTCTGGACCACTCCCCCCCCGCCTCCACATCCGGATCTCTCGCTGATTTGGCTGCATCTGCCAGCTCACAATCGCCAGCAGCTCCTGCACCTGATCACGCAACTGCTCGAAGCTCAGATCTCGGCCACACCACAGCCTCCGGAGGAGACCAATGAGTCAACAGCTTCTCTTTGACGGGCAGGGGCGGCGCTTTGACAAAATCTGTCCCCATCATCTCGATCGCTTAGCCGTCGTCTATGTTCGCCAATCGACAATGCAGCAGGTCGTCGAGCACCAAGAATCGACCCGCCTGCAATACGGCCTAGTCGATCGCGCCATTGCCTTGGGCTGGACGCGCGAGCGCATTCTCGTAATTGATGAAGACCTCGGCAAGTCGGCCACTTCCATTGAGGGGCGGCTCGGGTTTCAGCAACTCGTGGCCGAAGTGAGCTTGGATCACGTCGGGCTGATTCTCGGTCTCGATATCTCCAGGCTCGCTCGTCCAAGGATTGGCATCAGCTCCTCGAAATTTGTGCGCTCTTCAAAAGCCTCATCAGCGACCTCGACGGGGTTTACGACCCCAGTCACTATAACGATCGCTTGCTGTTGGGACTAAAGGGCACCATGAGCGAGGCTGAACTCCATACCCTCAAACAACGCCTCCACCAAGGCACGCTCAATAAGGCTAAGCGCGGTGAACTCCGCTTCCGCTTGCCCACAGGCTATCTCTACACGCCGACCGGAGAAATTGGCTTTGATCCTGACGAGCAGGTCCAACAGGTCATCCGGCTGATATTCCGCCAGTTTGAGCGTCTCGGCACGAGCGGGGCACTGCTGCAATATCTCGTGCAACATGACGTTCAGTTGGGCATGCGTGGCTACTGTGGCCGCGGCAAAGGTCAACTTGAATGGCATCGTCCCAACCGTATGACCTTGCAATGCTTGCTCAAGCATCCCATTTACGCTGGCGCTTACAGCTATGGACGCCGACAAACGGATTTAAGAAAACAACAGCCCGGTCGCCCAGCCACAGGCCGCGTGGTCGTACCGCCCCAGCAGTGGCATGTGCTGATTCAAGAACACGTTCCTGCCTATATTTCCTGGGAGCAGTTTCAGCGCCATCAAGCTCAACTCCAAGCCAATCAATCACAGCCACACCAGCCAGGAGCCATGCGCTCCGGTCCCGCGCTGTTGTCGGGTCTATTGGTCTGTGGCATCTGTGGCAACCGCTTAGCCGTTCGTTATACCAACCCCCAGCACTACAGCTACCAGTGCTACGCCCGTCGCGCTAACTACGCTGAGCCAGTATGCCAACATCTCGCAGGCCAATCCATCGACAACTTTGTCAGTCAGCAGGTGCTCGCTGCCTTACAGCCCGCTGCCCTCGAAGTCTCCCTCCAAGCCGCTGCTCAACTCGAACATGATCGGCAGCACTTGCACCAACTGTGGCGATCTCGTCTTGAGCGAGCGGCTTTTGAGGCCGATCGCGCTCAGAGACATTATCGGCTGCTCGAACCAGAAAATCGATTGGTCGCTCGTCAGTTAGCTCAGCAATGGGAGCAATCACTCCTCGCTCAACAGCAGCTCCAAGAAGAGCATGAGCGCTTTCTCCACCTTCTGCCACACACCCTCTCAGCCACCGAACTAGCCGCCATTCGCCAACTAGCACTCGATATTCCAGCCCTTTGGGATGCTCCCACCTCCACCCCAAATCAGCACAAAGCCATCATCCGTCAACTCCTCGAGCGCATCGTCATTGAGATCCAGGGAAACTCTGAACAAGTGCACCTGACCCTTCACTGGCACGGTGGCACCCAAACCCACCAGACCTTGATCCGGCCAGTTGCCAAGTTCTCTCAGTTGAGCTACTACCCTCAATTGTGCGACCGCATTCGCCAGCTGCGATCTCAAGGCCTCTCCACCCATGCAATCGCTCAAGACCTCAATCAAGCTGGCTTCCGTCCTCCCAAACGAACCCACACTTTTAATGCCCAAAGTGTGGCGCATTTACTGCGCTCACTCGGCTTGACCCAACCGGCTCCCCCATCTTTACCCACCACGTCACTCCAGCCCCACGAATGGTGGCTCACCGATTTAGCTGCCACACTCCAAATGCCGCCGGTCACCCTCTACTGCTGGCTGCGGCAAGGTCTTCTCTAGGCTCGCCAACTTGAGCCGCCCTCCCGCAAATGGATTGTCTGGGCCGATGACCACGAACTCGAGCGCCTCCACCAATTCCGCCACCGTTCTATCTCTGAGGAATCCCGCCAACGCTGGCGCAACCAACACCCCTGTCATCTAGATCACCCACCGCTTGACACACCCTGTCAATCAACCTCATGATCTTCCCCATCCCCATCGCTCACTCACTTTATCTATATCCAATCCTATCTTTATCCGAATTCATTCTTATCCAATTCGCACTGCTGGAGTCGCTTATGTCCCCTCTTATAGGGGTGCTGTGATTGGTTCAGCTCTATCAGCCAACGCAAAGCATATCTTCTCAGGTTCTCTTTCGCTGCCTCTAGGCTTCCTATCGACAGAGTCGTCAGCAGCATCCACTCTACTGCTGATTCCTTCTCGCGCCGCTTCTCTTCCTTGGCCAATATCACTGAAATTGGAATAGCGCCCAGATGCCCTTTCCCCTGCGGCGGTTGCAGCCACAGGTGCGTGTATCGCACACTCAGGGTTGCTTCGCGGGGCGCTCGTCTTGGGGTTCGTTGCAGCGCTATCGTCATCTCCCCAGATACCGCAATCGTTTCCATCACCTCAAACAGGGCTTTGATCTCGCTTGCGCCTGGTTCGCTTTTCGTACTGCGGTTTTGCGCTGCGCGGATTAGCAGTTCTGAGTTGACTCGGCGCGGGTGGGCAAACAACTCGTAGATATCCCCTTCACGGTCTGCTATCGTGATTACTCTCGTTGCTTCGGGCACTTGCTGTTGCACTGCTTCCAGGCTCTCCAACCACCGATAGCTTTCCTTTTCCTCTATTCCTCGCCGTCGGCCCGGGCGACGGCTCTGCATATCGCGGGTCCAGCTCTTCTGCTGAAGCACACCTAACGGC
The sequence above is drawn from the Pseudanabaena sp. FACHB-2040 genome and encodes:
- a CDS encoding recombinase family protein — translated: MSQQLLFDGQGRRFDKICPHHLDRLAVVYVRQSTMQQVVEHQESTRLQYGLVDRAIALGWTRERILVIDEDLGKSATSIEGRLGFQQLVAEVSLDHVGLILGLDISRLARPRIGISSSKFVRSSKASSATSTGFTTPVTITIACCWD
- a CDS encoding HEAT repeat domain-containing protein, which codes for MVVSPYSKFSAGASAVAIATLFLLSSPASAQAAACPLLLSESTVDLESTFASADLATCGVETVPTLLAALKHLDWQQRAAAAYLLGQLSPEAAHAVPALTGRAGSLGALQDDHPAVRFAAARALGQMGYTEGVDALLQALKDEDESVQASAIIALAQLEPKTGAALPRLFEVLETRGIYNSFAPDASVPPLGQQIDLLQTLLEDGNWAVRSFAAESLVEIVKNQPDTLAHLQFSRFHHSGLVHGLRGKITHQIGLAPMLWALQSSNPRARSTAAEALGELRSTEAVPDLLMILNDPDEATRFNAIKALGQIGSAEAVPALLNQLQADSVEIRQAAATALGQISGPDSVAALTAALSSDISATAAKFLGTAGAETAVPELQQALQRATVTVELTAEDLRLDPSRSICRAAPMALGRIGSSEAVEILVEALQQENWLLRRCVLEAFAQISMEESSEPLVQARRQLVPLLVEALQQTWPYDQEIFHQTFMESIRIRKEAASALALVDSDVVPYLIEMIPPETGIPIFIELLQNTSATGHPLPRATYRDYREYIGPADDRLVAIAQAYLAAARTIVAPVSAEALHPDLPAPDLEAAILLSPYLADDATISALIMLLSHENTSVRQEAAEALGQLRAAAAVPGLMQQLQDKDDWVPGSAAIALGRINTPVAVPMLVQALDSPVVFTRAEAAAVLGQTADETAVPGLIQSLQDEDWEVRRNTATALGQIGTPAAVSGLVSALEDPQFYVSYAAAEALAQIGPAAAPALLAVLDQAPLPPVLQVALQDYGVQRRRAAAFALGRMLGNLGLTANTVAVVDGLSAVALNSQEHPEVRRMAAAALARVGVEAPANDVVAGPSTLVCQGVDPNIHLYAGQCVYEDVFQGGDGLYEIYESLRKLLRRR
- a CDS encoding pentapeptide repeat-containing protein gives rise to the protein MTRSYARQSLRGRSFNGQDLRQADFRGADIRGANFSNAVLAGANFTGVRAGLSPLVVLGLGVALLLLLALTGFIVAYGSAFAAFVTSLLEAPATAGQRLLPGAALLTLAIFVWVTLRRGLGAALGAFAIATSATVAIVSALGTGDLIAALLVTAMALAGMIAAVILGAIVLAMLLGLVPQWGVGLAIAGLAFALGALPGGVEGVQGAPPEAVGNALIITAMTAVGLAVLIGYVGLRTQGGDPRYRLIGPLVTSLGSRWGTCFRGADLSEADFSQARLSHSDFRSANLSRTRWASATGLAQARVEHTYLADPQTRQLVITQNGQGQTFDGKDLRQVNLQGAHLADASFIGADLSEANLAQTDLSRARLVRAQLYRANLSTACFTGAYIQDWGISTETRLDQVVCDYIYMRLPDRKDPDPCRKPDNRAEVFQPGDFADFITPILKTLDLYQQQHIDPRSVAKTYKTIDLFHHQGLDPGAAALALQQLATQHPEAGLEVLTLEGRGQDKIRLQARVNDQADRSQLSAQYFEHYSQFKALPYPDLQALLAGIAEKDSQIHRLGAMLETAIQQPRFYVETYQNQGEFIMSQSKGNIQIGDVQGNISGLAAAGDNQAITGSALGDISGSVTMLIGQLPEASEEQIQIKALLAQLQSVIESEPALPEEDKAEALEQVKTLAEASYKPEDGPLKKSAKTALKILKGTAATLPDATALVEGFNKLLPAIATLLALI
- a CDS encoding DUF6519 domain-containing protein — translated: MQGELRGDITRDTYSPQKQFLRVLMQQGRVQIDADFNEQVSILLHYLQTLATDLIGPYGVPAAAPGFEIGIDLNGTNLRDLTISKGRYYLEGLLCENDTNTSFEKQPYFSQTPEYDYPDFPFLVYLDVWERHVDHTQDGDSGASIREVALGGPDTATRSKVIWQVRHTPRILSESDTDLRRVLDPNAQIGEDEPDEGELFALINQAAERLKTDPDMLKRLLGRADEQGPTLKARAAKNSTTAPHDPCTVAPDSRYRGAENQLYRVEVHTGGDEPTFKWSRENSAVVFPIASALGQVVTLEHLGYDSRFSLREGDWVEVIDDAYIYRNEPKPLLQVKKIDLITLQVTLSAPPDGTTGRDRKLHPALRRWDHKASNPSLGGSAIAADGALPIQFTEAGDDRWQTLENGVQVQFQPGTYRPGDYWLVPARTATGNVEWPQEQMPGAKPTPQALPPHGVKHYYAPLALIAEDDQGKIQAVDCRYLFAPLPPAAPAAPPEA